The Balneolaceae bacterium genomic sequence ACACCCCCTTTGTGCTGTTGTTCTTTTGTACGGCCATCCTGCTGGGGATGATCCTGTCGGTTTCGTCGGTGCTCTGCGAGGAGTTCACCTTCCGCCGGTATCCCGGCATGAGGGATGTGGCACTCCTGGCCGGCTACGCTTTCCTGGAAAATATCGGTTATCGGCAGATCCATACCTGGTGGCGCTTCCGTGGGCTGGTGGACTTCCTCAAGGGCAACATGGACTGGGGGGAGATGGTGCGCCATCGCTTTGACGACGAGTCTACAGAAGGAGGGGCGGACACCCCCGCACGGGAGGTTACTCCGGGATGGCGCAGGCGTCTTATTCCCTGGGTCTACCGCGGAGTGGTGAGCGTCGTGGCCCTGCTGCTCGTGCTGCTGGTGGTACAGGTGCTGGTCTTCGAAGGCGTGTTGCCGGCGTATCTGCTGCCCTTTTCCTGATCCCGTTTCCCCGGTTGCACGGTCTCCGTCTTATGGTATTTTAGGTAAAATCCAGTCAAAATACGCAAGGTGATTTCCATGCATATGCCCAAAAGCGTGATTCCGGGCGACTGATTCGTACGGTGGTTATTCACTGCGCAGGCTCTTCACCGGGTTCATGGTGGCCGCTCTGAGCGACTGCCAGCTGACCGTCAGCAGGCAGATGAGCACCCCGGCCAGCAGGGTGACAGCGAAGACGCCCGCGCCGATCTCTGTGCGGAAAGCGAAATCCTGCAGCCAGCGGTCCATGAACCACCAGGCCGGCAGGGAGGCCAGCAGGAAGGCCAGCCCCACCAACGCCAGGAACTCGCGGGAGATGAGGAAGATGATGTGGGAGATGCCGGCGCCCAGCACCTTGCGGATACCGATTTCCTTGGTACGCCGGGAGGTGGTGAAGGCCACCAGTCCGAAAAGTCCCATACAGGCGATAAACACGGCCAATCCTGAGAATATGCCGTAGATGCCGGCCAGCCGCGACTGAGTGTTGTACTGGGTGGCGTAATCCTCATCCAGGAAGAAATAGTTGAAGGTATAGCCTGGGAAAAACTCCTCCCAGGTGGAGCGCATGTGTTCGATCATTCCCGAGGCACCGGAAAGGCCCTGCGCGGCGTCGAAACGCAGGGCGTAGTAGTCGAAATATTGCGGCTCGACGACCATCACCATGGGCTGGATATTATGTTGCAGGCCGTGGTGATGGTAGTTCTCAATGACTCCTAGCACCGGGTCTTCCAGCAGGCTGTTGATGGTGGTAACCTGCTTGCCTATGGCTTCGGCGGGGGAGTCCCAACCGAAGGCCTCCACGGCGGCGCGGTTGATGACTACGCCGGACTGCGCGTCGGAGGGCCGCTCAGGATCAAAGGCGCGGCCCGCCGCAAGTTCCAGTCCGAAGGTGGGGATGTAGTCGAAGTCTACCGGCAGGTACTCCACCGATAGGCTCTGATCGGGATTCTGCCCCTCACCATAGGCCAGTATGCTGCGCCAGCCGGACCGGCCGGGGGTGGCCATGGCAGAGGTGACCTGCGTGACGGCTGGGTGAGAGGCCAGCTGCTGCTTGACGGTGACATACTGATTCGGACTAAGGGAGGACTGTCCGCGGCGCGCGTCCATCACCACCACCTGCTCCTTCTGGAAGCCCAGTTCTTCGGATTGCATATAGTCGAGCTGCTTGACCACCACTACGGTACATATGATAAGAAAGCAGGTGACGGCAAACTGGAAGACCACCAGCCCCTTGCGCAACGTCGCCCCTTTCCCAAAACTGGTAAAACCGCTCTTGAGAACCTGAACCGGCCGGAAAGCCGAAAGCAGGAAGGCGGGGTAGAGGCCTGACAGCAGACCGACAACCACCACAAAGCCCAGCAGGACCACCCCCATGGCCGGCGTGAAGAGATCGCCCCAGGTGAAGGCGTTTTGGGTGAGGTGGTTGAACAGGGGCAGGGCCCAGACGGCCAGTCCCATGGCCAGAACCATGCTGAAGAAGGCGGTGAGGGTGGATTCGGTCAAAAACTGCACAATAAGCCCGCGCCTTCCGGAGCCTACGGTCTTGCGAATGCCTACCTCCTTGGCACGCTCCAGCGAGCGGGCGGTTGAGAGATTCATGAAATTGATACAGGCGATGATCAGCAGGAAGAGGGCGATGCCCCCCAGAAGGTATAGGTAGCTGATATCGCTGGAGGGCCCGAGTCTGTTGCCGGTGTTCACCCTCAGGTAGATATCTTGCAGGGGTTCCAGGCGCACCTCCGGCTCCATGTTGAGTCCCCGAAAGTAGTCGCCTGCCTTCTCCATGTAGATGTCCCGAACCTTATCGCGAAGGGCATCCACGTCCGTGCCCGGGCGCACCAGCACGTAGTTGTACATATTGAGGTCGAGCCAGTGCTGGTCGATGGCGTTCTCGAAGGTGGGCCGTACCTGCTTCCAGCTCTCGAAGGATACCAGGGCGTCGAACTGCAGGTGGGAGTTGTCCGGGACGTTCTCCGCCACACCGGTGACGGTGAACTGCAGGGAATCACGCAGGGTGAGGGTCTGTCCCAGGGCCGTGGCGTCTCCGAAGTACTTATCCCGGAGATCTTCGGTGATAACCACGCTGCCGGGCGCGTCGAGGGCCGTGGAAGGGTCGCCTTCGGCCAGGGGAAAGTCGAATACCTCCAGGAATTCGCCGTCCGCCACCAGCGTGTTGTCGAAGTAATGGCGCCCCTGGTGGCTGACGGGCCACGATTCGCTGCGCAGGTAGACGGCCTCCTCGACTTCCGGATACTCCGACTCGAGCACCTGTCCCAGCGCCCAGCCGTTGGTGTGGTAGCTGGAGGTGGCTACGCGGTAGATGCGGTCCGCGTTGTCATGCCACCGGTCGAAACTGAGTTCGAATCGCAGGTAGAGCACCATCAGAAGGCAGGCCGCCAGGGCCACGGCCAGTCCCATGATATTGATGAAGGCATAGCCCTTTCGCCGGCGGAAGTTTCGGAAGGTGATCTTCAGGAAGTTGGGCATGAGGGTGAACAGGCGGCTGCGGCCTTCCCATTCTTTTCTGGGTTTTTTGCCCCTGCGCGCCACGCGGTACTGATCCTCGAGTGCATCCAGGTCTTCCAGCTCCCCGGCGGTGACCCGCCGGAAGGCTTCCTCCGCTTCGATGCCGCTTTCCACCAGGTCGTCGATCCGGTCGCGCAGGTGACTTTCCAGCTCCTCTACGTGGCCGGGTTCGAGCTGGCGTCTTTTTCGAAGCTCCTTTCTCCAGGCCTTGATGGCCTCCTCAAGACTGAATGCATCCATAGTGCCTCCACATCTGGTATACCTAATTGTATTAGGGGTTACAGGTAAGCATACCTAATATAACCGGGTAAGGTTACAAAGAAATATAGGGAGGACCGGCCGTTGTGATAGAGGCCGTGAAAGGGGGGCGGTGCGTGCTCAGGCAGGATGGATCTCGTAGGTGCTGCGGATTTCGGTGGCCTTTTCCAAGGCCTTGGAGACCGAGCAGTACTTGCCCAGGGAGAGATCGATGGCGCGCTCCACCTTTGCGGGATCGATGTCGCCGGTGAAAATATATTTAACGTCTACGGTCTCGAACTCCGAGTAGGTGTCGCGGCTCTTCTTGTCGCCGGTGACCTCGATGCGAAAATCGCGGACATCCTGCTTCTGTTTGCGCAGTATACCGGCAATGTCGATGGCGCTGCAGGCGCCGATGCCGGCCAGCAGCAGCTGGAGCGGGGAGATGCCGCCCTCCAGTCCGCCCACCGTGCCTGAACCGTCCAGGCGGATTTTACCTCCGCTCTCGTTGCGGGCTTCAAAATGCTGTTCCTGGTCGAGTTGTTGGATGCTGATCTTCATGAATGGTATGGCCCTATTTGTGATGTTTGTGTCGGGGTTTGGCGTGCCGTTTCTCCAGCCTCTTCACTAAGCGCTCAAGGGAGACGTCCTTCTCCTGCATGAGCACCATCAGGTGAAAAAGCAGGTCGGCCACCTCCCCGGTGAATTTCTTTTTCTTGTCGTTCTTGGCCTCGATGACGGTCTCCACGGCCTCCTCACCCACCTTCTGGGCGATCTTGTCCAGTCCCTTGTCGAAGAGGTAGGTGGTGTAGGAATCCTCGGGACGCTCCTCGCGGCGGCTACGGATCAGGGCCTCCAGCTCGGTCAGGAAGGCCAGGCGGGAGGCCGGTGGATCGAAATCTTTGCGGTGGAAACAGGTCTCCTCGCCAGTATGACAGACGGGTCCCGTGGGTTCGGCCAGCACGAGGAGGGTGTCGCGATCGCAGTCGGCCTGGAGATCCACCAGGCGGAGCCGATTACCCGAACTCTCGCCCTTGGTCCAGAGCCGCTCCTTGCTGCGGCTGTAAAAGGTGACCAGCTCCTGCTCGAGGGTCTGCCGAACCGCCTCGCGGTTCATGTAACCGAGCATGAGTACGCGTCCGTCGCCGGCGTCCTGAATGACGGCCGGCAGCAGGCCGCCTCCCTTGTCAAAATCCAGTGCTTCGATGTCCAATGCGTTCTCTTTCATGGGATGGTGCGGGCCCTCGGGCCCCGTCGGTTTATTCGGTTTGGCGGGTGGACGTTCGGCGGACCGTAACGCCCTCCCTGTGCATGATTTCCTTGAGCTTTTCCACCGATATCTCGCCGAAGTGGAAAATGCTGGCCGCAAGCACCGCATCAGCCTTTCCTTCGCGCACGGCCTCCACGCAGTGCTGCGGCCCTCCTGCGCCCCCGCTGGCGATGACGGGGATGCCCAGGCGTGCGTCGGCGCGGCGCAGCAGCTCCAAGTCAAAGCCCGATTTGGTGCCGTCGCGGTCCATGCTGGTCAACAGGATTTCCCCCGCCCCGCGTTCTTCAGCCTCTTCCATCCAGGCAAGGGCGTCCCTGCCGGTGGCTTTGGAGCCCCCGGAAATGTATACCTCCCAGGAGTCCCCGGCATGCTTGGCGTCCACCGCGGCTACGATGCACTGCGAACCGAAGGCTGCCGCGACGCGGTTGATCAGATCGGGATCGCGCACAATGGCGCTGTTCAGGGACACCTTGTCGGCCCCGGCCCGCAGGAGGCCGGCGACCTCCTCCACCGATCCTATGCCTCCGCCCACGGTGAAAGGGATGTCCAGCTCCCGTGCGATGCGGCGGACCAAATCCGCCAGGGTACGCCTCTTCTCCTTTGTGGCGGTGATGTCCAGGAAGACCAGCTCGTCGGCTCCTTCGGCGGCGTAGCGACGGGCCAGCTCAACGGGGTCGCCCGCATCCCGCAGGCCTTCGAAATTGATCCCCTTGACGGTGCGGCCGTCTTTGATGTCCAGGCAGGGTATGATACGTTTTGCGAGCATGGGGGAGAGGTACCGGATGTCGGAGTGGGGAAAGTATACCCAACTTTTGCCAGAAAATCTGTCGGTTGTGGGACTTCGGAGCCGCCCGGCTCCATTACGTATAGAGCTTCAGTTCGTCCAGGGTGACCTTCTTTTCGTAGTAGGCCCGTCCCACCACCGCGGCGGCAAGGCCGACCTCCCGCAGGTCTTGCAGGTCGGCTGCCGAACTCACCCCGCCCGAAGCGATGAAATACAGCTCGGGGTACTGCTCCTGCAGATCCCGGTAGAGGGCAATGTTGGGACCCTCCAGTGTGCCATCCCTTGCGATATCGGTGCAGAGCACATACTGAAGTCCCCTGTCGATCATGGGCTGCAGAAAGGTGTCGATGGACTGCGCGGAGGTCTTCTCCCAGCCCGAATAGGCGATCCTGCCCTCCTTCAGGTCCATACCCAGTACGGCCCGGCCGGGATGTTCCTCCAGCAGGCGGTACCACGCCTTTGGCTTGCGAACCGCAAGGGAGCTGCAGATTACTCGGGACACGCCGGCCTCCAGCAGCCGGAGGGCGTCGTCGTAGGAGCGCACACCGCCGCCGGCCTGCACCTCCACGCCGGTCTCCTCTACCATGCGGGTGATATGTGAAAGATTCACGAAAGCGCCTTCGCGCGCCCCGTTGAGATCAACCACATGCAGGAAGCGGAAACCCGCATCGGCAAAGGTACGGGCCTCTTCCAGTGGTCGGTTGTTGTAGACGGTGACCTTTTCGTAGTCGCCCTTGGTAAGGCGGACCACCCGGCCGTCCAGAAGGTCGATAGCGGGAATGACGTTCACAGTATTCAGGGTCTGAGGTGGGATTGCGGTTTGGCTAACGCGGACACGGCACAGAGCGACAGGCACCAGTCCCGGTTCAGGAAGTTAACAAGAAAACAGGGGGAATATCAGACCGGATTGTCCTTTCTGGCCGGTGGTGGATTTGCGACGGCTAGTAGGAATACTTCAGGCGCAGGAAGAAGAGATTCTGGGTGTCCAGCGACGCGCGGAAGAGCCTCCCCTTGAGCAGCTGGGCGAGGACCATAAGGTCCAGGTTTTCACCCAGGGAGTAGCTTGCCTGGGGGATGATCACGGCCAGGGGACGGTCGAAGCTGCCCATGACACCCAAACTGGAGCTTATCAGGGGATGCAGCTGGTAGGAGGCGTTCAGGAACCAGCCGCTGCGCGCGATAAAGAGGTTGTCCGCCGTCGGGGGACGCACAAGTCGGGCAAGAGGCTCCCCTGTGCGCCGGTATCCCCCGTTGTAGAGCACTTCGCCCTGCAAATAGATCCCGAACGGCAGCATGTAGTCGACTCCCACGGTTGCCGTAAGGTGTCCCGCAGTCTCCAGCAGTTCGTCTTCGGGATGGAACCATGATACTTCGCCCTTCATGCCCGCCTGCCCGAGATACCCTGCCCAACCTGCGCCCACTACTATTTGCCTGCGGTAGTAGCCCCCGAGGAATTGCACGTCGTAGCTGCCCCAGCTCTCCCGTACCATGCCGGCCAGCACGGAGCCTTCCAAGTCACGGCCCATCCGCCAGGCGCCCTCTACCCCGGCGGCGTAACTCCAGTTGTACTGCGCGCTGAGGGCGTCCACCCCCGGGCGTTCCTCGTAGTCAAAATCGAGAAAGGCGTAGTTATTGAACAAATCGTTGGGATTCCAGATGTAGGTGCGTCCCCAGTTGATGCGCTGACGGCCGGCGTGAACCTCCAGGTCACCTGAAAACCAGCTCAGGTGCAACCGGTCAATATTCGAGTGTATGAGCGTTTGTTCCCCGCTGTGCCACACCCAGGAGAGGTCGGCATAGCCGGAATCGTGTTCGTAGTATTCCTTCAGGCCTGCACCGTGTCGGATGCTGTAACCGGTCAGCAGGCGCGTGCGCATGTCGGCCTGTACCGTGAGAGCGCGAGAGATGGACCAAGAGGACTCAAGGCGGTGGTGCAGTATGTTGTCATAGCGGAACCGTTTGAAGGCGTTGTCCGTCGAAATATGAGCCAATTCTTTCAGGTATCCCCCCAGTTTTAGGGTCCCGGCGCCCGAATCCTGGGCCAAAAGGGGGGCGGCGAGGGTGCCCGACAGTAGAAGTGCAGGAAGGAATTGCAGCAGGGAAGGGGGGCGGAAGGGTAGAGACATGCCCGCTCTAAGTCCGTGCCAAAGCCATTTAAATACGTTAAAAAGCATAATTATGAAATTTACATTTCACGAATCGCGAAACACATCACTATCTATCTTCCCGTCCACCAGGGTAACCACGCGATGTGCCCGGTCGATTACGCGCTGGTCGTGGGTAGAGAAGACAAAAGTCATCCTTTCCTCCCGGTTCAGGTCTGCCATCATGTCGAGCAGTTCGCCGCTGGACACCGAATCGAGGTTGGCGGTGGGTTCGTCAGCCAATACAAAATCGGGTTTGGAGGCAAGTGCGCGTGCTACGGCCACGCGCTGCTGCTGTCCCCCGCTGAGCTGGGAGGGACGCTTGTCGAACTTGTCCGCCAGTCCCACGGAACGCAACAGTGCAGCGGCGATTTCCCGGCACTCCCTGCCGGGACGACCCTGCATCTGCATGACGAAGGCCACGTTTTCAAGGGCGGTTAACACCGGTATGAGATTGTAGGCCTGGAACACGAAGCCGATGTGGTGCAGCCGGAAATCGATAAGTTTACGGTCCGACAGTGTGGCCAGGTTGGTTCCGCCCACCGAAACGCTGCCGGATGTGGGCGCGTCCAGCCCACCGATGATGTTCAGCAGGGTGGTCTTGCCCGATCCGGAGGGACCTACGATGGCGGTGAATTCCCCTTCCTCGATCTGCAAATCCACGCCGCGCAGCGCGTGCACTGGCACCTGGTCGGGGTTATAGACTTTGGTTAGGTCTCGAGTTTCAATGACTGCCATGGCGTCAGATTTTATGGATTGCTTCCACGGGATTCAGTTTCAGTGTTTTCCATGCGGGATATAGGGCCGAGAGGAAAGCCGCAGCGGCTACCAGCAGGGCGATGTTGAGATAATAGGCCGCGGTGAGTTCGGGATAAATGACCGTGCCCATACCGTAGGCGCTGAGTCCCTCCGCAAAGGGACCCAGGTCGATGCCCGTACGACCCAGCACACCCACCGTGATCCAACTCAGAAGCAGTCCCAGAGGCGTACCGGCCATGGTCAGGAAAAAGGTCTCGGCCAGTATCATACCAAACAGTCTCATACGGTTCATGCCCACAGCCATGAGCATGCCCAGCTCTTTGGTGCGCTCCAGGATGGCCATCAGCATGGTATTGACGATACTGAAGACCAGGGCAATGAGGATGATGATCATGATCACGTACAAGGAGATGTCCATGGAGCTGTAGACGTACTGCAGCTCAGGGGCGATCTGATCCCAGCTCCTTACCTCCAGGTCCGGCAGCCCGGCGGCTATTTCGCGCCTTAACTGCGGGGCCCGTCCAAAGTCGTCGATCATCAGGGTCATGCGGTGCACCAGGGTCGAATCACCGAGCAGGGGGTTCAGGTCCTCGCGAAGGACAAATACGTTCCCCTGGTCGTAGCGGTCGTAGGATGAGTCGAAGATGCCGTCCACACGGAATGCGCCCGCGGTGATATCACCGTTGGTGTCTTGGAAGCTGAGCACCAGGCGGGAGCCCGGTTCCAGACTGAGACGCTCGGCGAGAGCGCGACCAACAGCAACCGGGGTGCGCCGGCCTGGGTCGGGCATGGTCCCCTCCACCAGGTGCCCATGAACCGGGTGCAAGGTGTCCGCCTCGCCGCCCAGCCCGTGGATAGTCACCCCGTAGTTTCCACGGGCACTCTGGGCAAGACCGCTTGCAATGCTTTCCGCGCGCAGGGCCGCGACACCTGGCAGGTCGCGCAGGGAATCGGCCAGCGAGGCCGCTTCCGGTATGGCCATGGAGGGCTGCATGAGGTCGCCGAATTCGGGGTGGCGCACCTGCAGGTGTCCGATGCTCAGATTCAGCTGTTTCTGCAAGTAGCCCTGGGCCATGCCGTTGAAAAAGGCCGAGATAAAGACGCCTGCCCAGAGTCCGAGCACCACGGCGACGATCACCACCGCGCTGCGCGTGGGAGATCGCCAGATGTTTTTCCAGCCGAGGGTCAGGATTTTGGCGAACATGTTATGACCTCATAGATTCTACGGGTTCTTTCCGGGCAGCCCTCACCAGGGGAACCAGGCTGAAGAGCAAGGTGATTACAAAGACGGTGATGGCCTGGCTGGTGAATATGCCGGGATCCATGGAAAAAAATAGCACCGGGTCCATGGCATACTGTTGCATGGCCGATTCCATGGCGCCTTCCAGGTTGATGGGATTCAGGTTAAGGTACCAGATCACAGGCAGGCTCAGCAGGATACCGAAACCGGCGCCCATCAGGGCGATCATCAGCACCTCGATGGCCAGGATAAAGAAAAGGGTGCTGCGTGGAGTGCCCACCGAAAGCATCACGCCGAACTCGAAGCTGCGCTCGGCGATCATCATGAGTACCGTGCCCAGGATGCCGAACCCCACCACCATGTAGAGCACCCCCAGGATGATGATGCCGCTGCCGCGGTCGGCCTGTATGGCCTGCTGCAGTTCGGGCATCATTTCTTTCCAGCTCATCACTTCGTACTGGGAGGTATCCACCCGGCTTCGGAGCAGGGAGACCGTCTCCTCGAGGGTCCGGGGATCCTCCAGCATCAGGGCCGCGGCGGTCAGCCGGTCCGGGGCGGAAAACAGTTCCTGTGCGGTCTCCAGGGGGAGATAGACCAGGTTGTCGTTCAGCTCCGGATTGGCGTAGGAGACTACACCCCGTATGGGATAGAGCCCGGCCGCGGTCATGCCGCGCCAGCCCTGTCCCAGCAGCACCAGGCTGTCGCCCAGGACGGCGCCCAGCCGATCGTAGAGACCCTCGCCCAGGATGGCGCCATGTTTGGAGGGGGAATCAAAATAGCGGCCGGCCTGCAGGCTGGAAGGAGGGTCACTGAGGGCACGCTCGGCTGCGGGATCAATGCCCAGTACCATGGCGGGCCGGCTCTGGCGCCTGGCGGCGCTCAGGGCGTAGGACTCCAGCCTGGGGACTACAGAGATCACGCCCGGAGTTGAGGCCAGGGTGTGGTGCAGGGTGTCACTCATGGCCATGCTGTTCTCCAGGGTGGGCTCATCCCAGAAGCCGCGGGCGTGCACCTGGATGTGTCCGATATACTTGCCCACGGTGTTCTCGATCATATTGTCGTACTGTCCCTCTTGCGTAGAACGGGTCAGCACCGAGAGAAAAACAGCCACTACGATGGAGAGAGTGGTGATAACCGTACGGCGACGGTTTCGCCAGATGTTGCGCCAGGCCAATTTGAATGCCAGCATGCGACTACTCCACTCTTTTCATGTTTTGCGTACTGAAAAAGGACGCTTCGAGTCCCACGTCGAACGCCAGGCTGTGGTAGAGGAGTTCGGTGCGGTGGCCCGCCTCGTCGGCCGGAATCATGACCATGCGCGTGGGGATGGTGCGGCCATCCATGCTGGCGATATCCGAGCCTTCCATGGTTTTTACCAGCAGACCCTCCTCGTCGTAAAACTCCGTGCGCAGCTGCAGGTACTCTTGCTTGGAGATGTAACTCACCACGGTGCCCCAGACCACGGGGGCGTCGGGTTTGGGTGTCATCTCTATACGCCAGCATTCGCGGCCGCTCACGGTGCTGTCTCCGGCCAGGCTGTGCTCGTAATCGGATACGATGGAGGATTCGCGCACCAGGTCGTTGTTGGAAAAGTCAGAGCCCATCCACGACTGGCTCATCATGGAAGGCGGAAGCTTGACGGTGCGGTTGATGTCGGGCAGCCAGTGCCAGATCTCGTTGCCGCGTTTCAGGTAGGCTGTGCCGGCATCGCGGGCCGGGGCGGTGACCAGGATGAGGCTGAACTCGCTGCCCAGGCTCCAGCCCTTCAGGGAGAGCTCACGCTCCCAGGAGGGGCGCACGATGCGCATGGTGATCTCCGATCGTGAGCTCTCACCCCTCATTTTCTGGTCGGCCCGGCGTACGATCTCTGTGGCGTCGGGTGTCTGCTGTGCAAGGGCGGGCTGCCAGAGTGCAGCCAGCGCCAGGTAGCAGGCTAGCAGTATGCTAGGAAGTCGTGTGATCGGGTACATAGCGGCGGATTACTTTTTCTTTCATGGTTTCCAGGGGATACTCCTCGCCCATGGAGATGCAGCCCATGGCAAAGCCGTCCAGTTGGGCGCCCAGGAAGTACGCCTCGGTTTCGGCATCGTCATGGCCCAGCTCCTCGAGGAGTTCTTTCAGGATGGTCATCTGCTGCTTATTGTAGCGGTCGATGGCGGGTTTGAGGGTGCGCAGCGCCTCCGGCTGCAGGCTGAGACCGATCAGCAGGCGCATGGTTTCTGTCTCCTCCCGTATGAAACCGAATATCATCTCGATCATGTAGACAAAGCGGCCGGCAGGCGGGAGGTGATCCGGGAAATCCATGGCCTGGTCGCTCATGGCGGCCAGCTCCTCGAATATGCTCTCCAGGATGGCCTCCTTGCTGTCGAAGTAGTGATAGATGAGTCCCTTCGAGATGCCCGCCTCCTCAGCAATGGCGCTGACCGGGGTCTGGGTAAACCCCTGCCGGGCGAAGAGGGGAAAGGCCGCCTGGCGGATGCTGCTGCGGGTTTCCTCGCGAAGGACCTGGTTCTGTTCGGCGGTTCTCGGGCTCATGTCACTTGTTAACTGACCGTTCAGTCAACAATATGCAACACCCATTAGTAAATAGCAAGATGTATAGAAAAGTCGGTCCGGTGAGAGGTGTTAAACCATCTCCAGGAAATTCTGAAGCAACCGCCTTCCCGCGCTGCCCGATTTCTCCGGGTGGAACTGTACGCCCAGGTAGTTGTCGCGGCCGGCCGCTGCGGCAAAGGGAGTGATGTAGTCGCATTCGGCCAGCGTATGGTCGTTCAGCGGGGCATAGTAGGCGTGCACGTAGTAAAACCAGCTGCCGCCGTCCACGCCCCTCAGCAGGGGGTGGGAGTGGGATTCCGAGAAGGTGTTCCAGCCCATATGCGGTACCTTTTGCCGGTCGGAGCGAAAGCGCCTGAGGCGACCCGGGAGGATGCCCAGGCCCTTGCTGTCGCCCTCCTCTGAGGATTCATAGAGAAGCTGCATGCCCAGGCAGATGCCCAATACCGGCTTGTCGGTTTCCTTCAGCCAGAGGTCCAGGCCGCGGCTTTGCAGCGACTCCATGGCCGCTTTAGCGTGGCCCACACCGGGAAAGATCACGCCGTCCGCCGCCTCC encodes the following:
- the hisF gene encoding imidazole glycerol phosphate synthase subunit HisF; the encoded protein is MLAKRIIPCLDIKDGRTVKGINFEGLRDAGDPVELARRYAAEGADELVFLDITATKEKRRTLADLVRRIARELDIPFTVGGGIGSVEEVAGLLRAGADKVSLNSAIVRDPDLINRVAAAFGSQCIVAAVDAKHAGDSWEVYISGGSKATGRDALAWMEEAEERGAGEILLTSMDRDGTKSGFDLELLRRADARLGIPVIASGGAGGPQHCVEAVREGKADAVLAASIFHFGEISVEKLKEIMHREGVTVRRTSTRQTE
- a CDS encoding OsmC family protein, translating into MKISIQQLDQEQHFEARNESGGKIRLDGSGTVGGLEGGISPLQLLLAGIGACSAIDIAGILRKQKQDVRDFRIEVTGDKKSRDTYSEFETVDVKYIFTGDIDPAKVERAIDLSLGKYCSVSKALEKATEIRSTYEIHPA
- a CDS encoding FtsX-like permease family protein, producing MLAFKLAWRNIWRNRRRTVITTLSIVVAVFLSVLTRSTQEGQYDNMIENTVGKYIGHIQVHARGFWDEPTLENSMAMSDTLHHTLASTPGVISVVPRLESYALSAARRQSRPAMVLGIDPAAERALSDPPSSLQAGRYFDSPSKHGAILGEGLYDRLGAVLGDSLVLLGQGWRGMTAAGLYPIRGVVSYANPELNDNLVYLPLETAQELFSAPDRLTAAALMLEDPRTLEETVSLLRSRVDTSQYEVMSWKEMMPELQQAIQADRGSGIIILGVLYMVVGFGILGTVLMMIAERSFEFGVMLSVGTPRSTLFFILAIEVLMIALMGAGFGILLSLPVIWYLNLNPINLEGAMESAMQQYAMDPVLFFSMDPGIFTSQAITVFVITLLFSLVPLVRAARKEPVESMRS
- a CDS encoding FtsX-like permease family protein → MFAKILTLGWKNIWRSPTRSAVVIVAVVLGLWAGVFISAFFNGMAQGYLQKQLNLSIGHLQVRHPEFGDLMQPSMAIPEAASLADSLRDLPGVAALRAESIASGLAQSARGNYGVTIHGLGGEADTLHPVHGHLVEGTMPDPGRRTPVAVGRALAERLSLEPGSRLVLSFQDTNGDITAGAFRVDGIFDSSYDRYDQGNVFVLREDLNPLLGDSTLVHRMTLMIDDFGRAPQLRREIAAGLPDLEVRSWDQIAPELQYVYSSMDISLYVIMIIILIALVFSIVNTMLMAILERTKELGMLMAVGMNRMRLFGMILAETFFLTMAGTPLGLLLSWITVGVLGRTGIDLGPFAEGLSAYGMGTVIYPELTAAYYLNIALLVAAAAFLSALYPAWKTLKLNPVEAIHKI
- the hisIE gene encoding bifunctional phosphoribosyl-AMP cyclohydrolase/phosphoribosyl-ATP diphosphatase HisIE, encoding MKENALDIEALDFDKGGGLLPAVIQDAGDGRVLMLGYMNREAVRQTLEQELVTFYSRSKERLWTKGESSGNRLRLVDLQADCDRDTLLVLAEPTGPVCHTGEETCFHRKDFDPPASRLAFLTELEALIRSRREERPEDSYTTYLFDKGLDKIAQKVGEEAVETVIEAKNDKKKKFTGEVADLLFHLMVLMQEKDVSLERLVKRLEKRHAKPRHKHHK
- a CDS encoding ABC transporter permease codes for the protein MDAFSLEEAIKAWRKELRKRRQLEPGHVEELESHLRDRIDDLVESGIEAEEAFRRVTAGELEDLDALEDQYRVARRGKKPRKEWEGRSRLFTLMPNFLKITFRNFRRRKGYAFINIMGLAVALAACLLMVLYLRFELSFDRWHDNADRIYRVATSSYHTNGWALGQVLESEYPEVEEAVYLRSESWPVSHQGRHYFDNTLVADGEFLEVFDFPLAEGDPSTALDAPGSVVITEDLRDKYFGDATALGQTLTLRDSLQFTVTGVAENVPDNSHLQFDALVSFESWKQVRPTFENAIDQHWLDLNMYNYVLVRPGTDVDALRDKVRDIYMEKAGDYFRGLNMEPEVRLEPLQDIYLRVNTGNRLGPSSDISYLYLLGGIALFLLIIACINFMNLSTARSLERAKEVGIRKTVGSGRRGLIVQFLTESTLTAFFSMVLAMGLAVWALPLFNHLTQNAFTWGDLFTPAMGVVLLGFVVVVGLLSGLYPAFLLSAFRPVQVLKSGFTSFGKGATLRKGLVVFQFAVTCFLIICTVVVVKQLDYMQSEELGFQKEQVVVMDARRGQSSLSPNQYVTVKQQLASHPAVTQVTSAMATPGRSGWRSILAYGEGQNPDQSLSVEYLPVDFDYIPTFGLELAAGRAFDPERPSDAQSGVVINRAAVEAFGWDSPAEAIGKQVTTINSLLEDPVLGVIENYHHHGLQHNIQPMVMVVEPQYFDYYALRFDAAQGLSGASGMIEHMRSTWEEFFPGYTFNYFFLDEDYATQYNTQSRLAGIYGIFSGLAVFIACMGLFGLVAFTTSRRTKEIGIRKVLGAGISHIIFLISREFLALVGLAFLLASLPAWWFMDRWLQDFAFRTEIGAGVFAVTLLAGVLICLLTVSWQSLRAATMNPVKSLRSE
- the hisA gene encoding 1-(5-phosphoribosyl)-5-[(5-phosphoribosylamino)methylideneamino]imidazole-4-carboxamide isomerase, with the protein product MNVIPAIDLLDGRVVRLTKGDYEKVTVYNNRPLEEARTFADAGFRFLHVVDLNGAREGAFVNLSHITRMVEETGVEVQAGGGVRSYDDALRLLEAGVSRVICSSLAVRKPKAWYRLLEEHPGRAVLGMDLKEGRIAYSGWEKTSAQSIDTFLQPMIDRGLQYVLCTDIARDGTLEGPNIALYRDLQEQYPELYFIASGGVSSAADLQDLREVGLAAAVVGRAYYEKKVTLDELKLYT
- a CDS encoding ABC transporter ATP-binding protein, producing MAVIETRDLTKVYNPDQVPVHALRGVDLQIEEGEFTAIVGPSGSGKTTLLNIIGGLDAPTSGSVSVGGTNLATLSDRKLIDFRLHHIGFVFQAYNLIPVLTALENVAFVMQMQGRPGRECREIAAALLRSVGLADKFDKRPSQLSGGQQQRVAVARALASKPDFVLADEPTANLDSVSSGELLDMMADLNREERMTFVFSTHDQRVIDRAHRVVTLVDGKIDSDVFRDS